GGATCAGATGATCTCCGCTTGTGGTGAGAAGAACCATGCTCTTCTTCTTGATTGCCGCAGCTTAGAGACAAAAGCTGTGAGTATTCCAGATAATATCAGCATTATGATCATTAATTCTAATGTGACCCATAGCTTAGTGGATGGAGCATATAATGCATTGCGTAAACAATGTGAAGAAGCTGCTCACATTCTTGGTAAGGCTGCTTTACGTGATGCGACCTTGGCTGAATTAGATGCCTCGACTATTGAAAAAGGTTCTGATGTTTATAAACGTGCGCATCATGTTATTTCTGAAATTGATCGTACAGTTGCTTGTGCCGATGCTTTAATCGCAGGGGATTTGCATAAAGTGGGTGAATATATGTACGCATCACACGCTTCTATGCGAGATGACTTTGAAATTACGGTACCAGAAATTGACTATATTGTAGAAGTATTAGCTGATTTTCTCGGCTCTAAAGGTGGTGTTCGCATGACTGGGGGGGGCTTTGGTGGCTGCTGTGTTGCGTTAATGCCTTCTGATATGGTTGCTCAGGCAAAAGCGCTCATTGAAGCTAAATATGAAGCAAAAACAGGTATTAAAGAATCGATTTATATCTGCACGCCACAAGATGGTGCGGGTAATATCTAATAAATAATAAGGTTAGATTATTGTGATGGAAAATTCTCTTATTCAAACGATGACTCAAGAGGTCGCCTTTGATGGGCTTCCGGCTAAATTGGTGACGTTGCAAAATAAAAACGGCATGTCCGTTACATTTATGGATATCGGTGCAACGTGGTTAAGTTGCACTCTTCCTATTGATAATGAACGCCGAGAGGTTTTGCTAGGGCTTGCGACAATGTCTGATTTTAAAAAGCATTCTTCTTATCTGGGGAGTACTATCGGTCGTTACGCTAACCGCATCGCCAAAGGGATGTTTGATATTGATGGTTTGCATTATCAGGTTGCTATTAATCAAGCCGGAAATACGCTTCATGGGGGCCGAGATGGTTTTGATAAACGTCGTTGGAATATTACACATCAAGATGCCAGCACAGTCGGTTTTTCGCTTGTTTCTGCGGATGGTGATCAGGGGTTTCCTGGCAATTTACAGGTGTCAGTTTGTTATCAGTTAAGCGATGAAAATACATTGTTAATTAGTTATCAAGCGACAACGGATAAAGCAACGCCAATTAATCTAACTAATCATGCTTATTTTAATCTATTAGGCGCTGAATCTGGATTAGATTGTAAAAGCCATATTCTTTCTATTAATGCAGATAACTATTTACCGACAGATGGAGACGGGATACCACTTGGCCATCCCGTATCTGTACAGGCGAATAGTTTTGATTTTCGTCAAGCAAAAGCAATTGCTTCGGACTTTTTAAAGGGCGAACAGCAATCGTTAGCGAAAGGTTATGATCACTCCTTTTTACTGAATCAAGATAGTCAGAATGGAGCGTGTGCTGCAACACTTTGTAGTCCAGATAAACGTATTACATTAAAAGTGTTTACTAATAAACCTGCTATACAATTATACACAGGTAATTGGCTAGCTGGAACGCCAAACCGCAGTGGTGGTGAATATATGGATTATGCGGGTATCGCGTTAGAAACTCAGTTCTTACCCGATGCGCCTAACCATCTTGAGTGGGCGCAGCCTAGTCCGCTTTTGGCGCCAGGAGAAACCTATCGTTATCAAACCGCTTATCAGTTTACTCTGTTAGAATGATAATCTCTCATGTATTACAATGAATAAATTAAGCCGAATATTATCCTATTCGGCTTTTTTATGGGTATCGATGCATTACTCAGCTATTACGCTATCATGCGCCTTGCTCTTCCTCATTTGTCCTCAACAAGCTATGACCACAATATTATGCCTAATGGTATTGGCTCCTTACTTTCCGCTTGTTGTTGTTTCTGTTGTCATCTAATATGAAGCATTGTTTATAAATGTAGCGAGGAGGTTGTCATAAAACTGTTTTACAGTTTCGTTAAAATAACGTAATTTTTTCTAAAATGCTGCGTATCATTCGTAGCGCTCAGTCACGTTAAGGATATTTATGACTGCACTTATTTTTGCTGCCATCGTTTTGGTCTCCGTTGTTGCCCAGTGGCTTGCTTGGTCACTGAAAGTTCCCGCTATTTTGTTTCTTCTCCTCACCGGTTTACTCTTAGGGCCGGGTGTGGGGCTATTAAACCCCGATGCATTGCTCGGCGATCTATTATTTCCAGTGATTTCACTCTCCGTTGCCGTTATTCTCTTTGAAGGCGCATTAACATTACATTTCAAAGAGTTAAAAGGGCTAGGTAAGATTGTTCGTAATCTCTGTTCGGTCGGGATGCTGGTGACCTTTGTGATAATTGGTGCTGCTTGCTACTGGCTACTTGATATAGATTGGCGTGTTTCTGCGGTGATCGGTGCCGTATTGGTAGTGACAGGGCCGACGGTAATTGCGCCGATATTAAACACCATGAAACCCGTTAAAGAGATTGACTCTATTTTACGCTGGGAGGGGATTGTTATTGATCCGATTGGTGCTTTATTTGCTGTTCTGGTTTTTGGCGCGGTAACGTCAACAAGCCAAGGTGATGCGGTACTTTCTACTTTACTTGCGCTGTTGCAAATGTTGTCTGCGGGCTTATTAATGGGGATTTTCGCGGGTTGGTTTACGACGCTCATTATCCGTCGTGAATGGCTACCCTATGAGTTGCATAAATTTGCTATTTTAGCCTTAGTCTTAATGACCCATTCGATTGCTAATGTTGCCAGCCATGAATCTGGGTTACTTGCGGTAACTATCTATGGCATGTGGCTTGCCAACCAGAAGGATCTTGATTTAACCTCTATTTTAGAGTTTAAAGAAGATCTCGCAAATATTAATTTCCAGTTTATTTATCTTACTGGCCGCTAGGTTAGAGTGGGATAGTGTGTTGTTACTTGGCCCGATGGTCTTCGCATTTTTGGCTGTTATCCTGTTTATTGCGCGCCCGTTATGTATTTTCTCATCAACATTGGGCAGTAAGATTTCCTATCGTTCAAAAATTTTATTATCCTGGATCGCACCAAGGGGGATTGTGGCTGCGGCGGTGGGATCTGTCTTTGCCTTAAGTCTTACCGAAGCCGGCGTTGAAGATGCAGAAAAAATTGTGCCGCTTATTTTTACTGTAATCATTGTGACGGTGATATTACAGAGCGTAACGGCGACACCTTTAGCACAGTGGTTGGGCTTAAGAAAACCCGTTCCATCAACGGTTTTATTTATCGGGGCTAATCATGTTGCCAGAGGCATTGCGGTTGGGCTGAAAGATTTGGGTGTCTCTGTACTGATGTCTGATCCTGCTTGGGAAAATTGTCATCTAGCGCGTATGGCAGGGCTTCCTTGTTACTACGGTAATCCACAATCTGAGCATGCAGAGCGTTTTGTGCCGCTTGCTGATCTCAATATGGTGCTGGGCCTTTCACCTAATCGCCATGATAACGCCCTCGCTGTTCAGCATTTTGCTCATCTACTCGATGAAAAGAAGGTTTTTTCGCTACATTCAGGTGAACATCATAGTAAGCGCAATAAAGTCAGTTCGACCTTTCGTTCAAGGCAAGTTTTGTTTCGCCGCGATGTGACGTTTACCAAGTTGAGTAGTTTGTTGACTAAAGCAGGTAAAGTTAAAGCGACTAAATTGGGTGATTCTTTTCTTTGGCAAGATTATTTGCAAGCCAATAAAAGTGCGGTACCACTCTTTGTTATTAGCGTATCAGGTAAGCTTAAGCCATTTGAAATAGGGGATGAGTATCAACCAATTGCAGGGGAAACGATTGTTGCCGTTCACCCGGTGGCGAACGTCTAGTTGTGCAGCCCTTTTATTAACGGTAATAAAAGGGCTGTGAAGGGATCACTTCAAATAGTTAGTTAAGTAGCGTTTTTGCAGTGTTAACGATATTTTCAGTGGTAAAGCCGAATAACTTGAATAGTTCATCGGCTGGCGCTGACTCTCCGAAGCTATTCATGCCAATAATGCGTCCAGAAAGCCCGACATATTTATACCAGTAATCTGCGATTCCTGCTTCAACCGCGATACGCGCAGTGACCGCTGCTGGTAAGACGGATTCTTGGTAAGAGGCATCTTGCTTATCAAAGAGATCGGTCGATGGCATCGATACCACGCGTACTTGATAACCAGCACGAGTGAGTTCGTGATAGGCATCGACGACGATACCCATTTCAGAACCCGTTGCGATAAGAATTAATTGTGCTGTGCCAGTGCAATCTTTTAATACATAGCCACCTTTAGCAATGTTAGCAACTTGGCTTGTTGTGCGTTCTTGCTGAGCTAAATTCTGACGAGAGAAAATTAATGCTGTTGGCGCATTTTTACGTTCAATTGCCAGTTTCCAAGCGACCGCTGATTCTACTTGGTCACATGGTCGCCAAGTGCTCATATTAGGGGTTAAGCGCAATGAGGCTATTTGTTCAACGGGTTGATGTGTCGGACCATCTTCACCAAGGCCAATTGAATCATGGGTATACACTTGAATGTTTTGAATTTTCATTAGTGCCGCCATACGCATTGCATTGCGCGCATATTCCATAAACATTAAGAAGGTTGCACCATAGGCAACAAAGCCACCGTGTAAGGCAATACCATTCATAATGGCAGTCATGCCAAATTCACGAACACCATAGTGTATGTAGTTACCGGAAAAATATTCTCTTGTTAAGGATTTAGAGCCTGACCACATGGTTAAATTTGAAGGTGCAAGGTCGGCAGATCCACCCATAAATTCTGGTAACATAACACCAAAGGCTTCAAGTGCATTTTGCGATGCTTTACGTGATGCAATATTTGCTGGCGTTGCTTGAAGATCCGCTATAATAGCCGTTGACTTCTCTTCCCA
This window of the Psychromonas sp. MME1 genome carries:
- the galK gene encoding galactokinase; its protein translation is MSTNELKLRAAKAFKDVCGYQATTFVQAPGRVNLIGEHTDYNDGFVMPCAINYQAVVACAKRSDGIVRLISVDYDNVQDSFSLNEPIKPTNDKLWANYMRGVVHFLKEKGYVVGGADIAITGNVPLGSGLSSSAALEVVTGQAMKALYDLEVAQSELALIGQASEHNFAGCNCGIMDQMISACGEKNHALLLDCRSLETKAVSIPDNISIMIINSNVTHSLVDGAYNALRKQCEEAAHILGKAALRDATLAELDASTIEKGSDVYKRAHHVISEIDRTVACADALIAGDLHKVGEYMYASHASMRDDFEITVPEIDYIVEVLADFLGSKGGVRMTGGGFGGCCVALMPSDMVAQAKALIEAKYEAKTGIKESIYICTPQDGAGNI
- the galM gene encoding galactose-1-epimerase — protein: MENSLIQTMTQEVAFDGLPAKLVTLQNKNGMSVTFMDIGATWLSCTLPIDNERREVLLGLATMSDFKKHSSYLGSTIGRYANRIAKGMFDIDGLHYQVAINQAGNTLHGGRDGFDKRRWNITHQDASTVGFSLVSADGDQGFPGNLQVSVCYQLSDENTLLISYQATTDKATPINLTNHAYFNLLGAESGLDCKSHILSINADNYLPTDGDGIPLGHPVSVQANSFDFRQAKAIASDFLKGEQQSLAKGYDHSFLLNQDSQNGACAATLCSPDKRITLKVFTNKPAIQLYTGNWLAGTPNRSGGEYMDYAGIALETQFLPDAPNHLEWAQPSPLLAPGETYRYQTAYQFTLLE